A single window of Rhodamnia argentea isolate NSW1041297 chromosome 5, ASM2092103v1, whole genome shotgun sequence DNA harbors:
- the LOC115753548 gene encoding ATP-dependent Clp protease proteolytic subunit 2, mitochondrial: MAMLKRGLISTSKLLSAARVPTAPAATTTTTLGGVVRRSYSLIPMVIEHSSRGERAYDIFSRLLKERIVCINGPISDDTAHVVVAQLLFLESENPSKPIHMYLNSPGGAVTAGLAIYDTMQYIKSPINTICLGQAASMASLLLAAGAKGERRALPNATVMIHQPSGGYSGQAKDMTIHTKQIIRIWDSLNALYAKHTGQSIDIIQKNMDRDYFMTPEEAKEFGIIDEVIDQRPIALVTDAVGHEGKDKDKVSS, translated from the exons CCACGGCCCCcgcggcgacgacgacgacaacccTAGGAGGAGTGGTTCGCAGGAGCTACAGCTTGATACCCATGGTGATCGAGCACTCCTCGCGGGGCGAGCGAGCCTACGACATCTTCTCCCGCCTCCTCAAGGAGCGCATCGTCTGCATCAACGGCCCCATCTCCGACGACACGGCCCACGTCGTCGTCGCCCAGCTCCTCTTCCTCGAGTCCGAGAACCCTTCCAAGCCCATCCACATGTACCTCAACTCCCCCGGCGGCGCCGTCACCGCAG GTCTTGCAATTTATGATACCATGCAGTATATCAAGTCTCCTATCAATACAATTTGTTTGGGTCAAGCTGCATCCATGGCATCTCTCCTCCTAGCTGCCGGTGCCAAGGGCGAGAGACGGGCTCTGCCAAATGCGACTGTTATGATTCATCAGCCTTCTGGTGGCTATAGTGGCCAGGCTAAGGATATGACGATTCACACTAAACAAATAATTCGGATTTGGGACTCGCTAAATGCGCTGTATGCTAAACATACTGGACAATCAATAGATATTATTCAGAAGAATATGGACAGAGATTATTTTATGACCCCAGAAGAGGCAAAGGAGTTCGGGATCATTGACGAAGTTATTGATCAGAGACCAATTGCTTTGGTGACTGATGCTGTTGGCCATGAAGGCAAAGACAAAGATAAAGTCTCAAGCTAG
- the LOC115755174 gene encoding exosome complex component RRP42-like isoform X1, translated as MNGLSLGEKLFIQGGIAQDLRSDGRKRLTYRPIYVETGIIPQANGSARVRMGGTDVIASVKAEIGRPSPVQPNKGKVSIYVDCSPTAAPMFEGRGAEELSTEVSVTLQRCLLGGKSGAGAGIDLSSLIVVEGKVCWDLYIDGLVVSSDGNLLDALSAAIKAALSNTGIPRVHVAAEASGEDQPELEISDEEFLQFDTSGVPVIVTLTKVGRHYIVDATSEEESETSSAVSVSINRKGLICGLTKRGGAGLDPSVILDMISVAKHVSEQLMDRLDSEISASTITCSIRQCHMWLGNVFKLLSSPATQIEEGM; from the exons ATGAATGGGTTATCTCTTGGAGAAAAGCTATTCATACAAGGAGGCATTGCACAAGACCTTCGCTCTGATGGCCGTAAACGACTAACTTACCGACCCATATATGTCGAAACCGGCATTATTCCACAG GCCAATGGCTCGGCCAGAGTTAGAATGGGTGGAACTGATGTCATCGCCAGTGTGAAG GCCGAAATTGGAAGACCAAGTCCAGTACAACCCAACAAAGGGAAGGTTTCCATATATGTTGATTGCAGCCCAACTGCCGCTCCAATGTTTGAG GGTAGAGGGGCCGAGGAGTTGTCAACAGAAGTGTCAGTTACTCTCCAGCGATGTCTTTTGGGTGGGAAAAGTGGAGCAG GTGCTGGAATTGATTTGTCATCTCTGATCGTTGTGGAAGGAAAAGTCTGTTGGGATCTGTATATCGATGGTCTTGTTGTCAGTTCAGATGGGAATCTCCTAGATGCTCTTAGTGCTGCCATCAAG GCTGCTCTGAGCAACACAGGCATCCCCAGAGTTCATGTCGCAGCGGAAGCATCCGGTGAGGATCAACCAGAACTTGAAATCAGTGACGAAGAATTCTTACAATTTGACACATCTGGAGTTCCTGTTATTGTTACATTAACAAAG GTGGGCAGGCATTATATTGTAGATGCGACTTCGGAGGAGGAATCAGAGACGAGCTCTGCTGTTTCTGTTTCCATCAACAGGAAAGGGTTAATATGCGGTCTTACCAAGCGGGGAGGTGCAGGTTTGGATCCAAGTGTCATCCTCGATATGATATCTGTGGCTAAGCATGTAAGCGAACAGCTAATGGATCGGTTAGATTCCGAGATATCCGCC tccacAATTACCTGTAGCATAAGGCAGTGTCATATGTGGCTGGGAAATGTCTTCAAATTGTTGTCCTCACCGGCTACTCAGATTGAAGAAGGCATGTAA
- the LOC115755174 gene encoding exosome complex component RRP42-like isoform X2, with translation MNGLSLGEKLFIQGGIAQDLRSDGRKRLTYRPIYVETGIIPQANGSARVRMGGTDVIASVKAEIGRPSPVQPNKGKVSIYVDCSPTAAPMFEGRGAEELSTEVSVTLQRCLLGGKSGAGAGIDLSSLIVVEGKVCWDLYIDGLVVSSDGNLLDALSAAIKAALSNTGIPRVHVAAEASGEDQPELEISDEEFLQFDTSGVPVIVTLTKVGRHYIVDATSEEESETSSAVSVSINRKGLICGLTKRGGAGLDPSVILDMISVAKHVSEQLMDRLDSEISAAEAVEEE, from the exons ATGAATGGGTTATCTCTTGGAGAAAAGCTATTCATACAAGGAGGCATTGCACAAGACCTTCGCTCTGATGGCCGTAAACGACTAACTTACCGACCCATATATGTCGAAACCGGCATTATTCCACAG GCCAATGGCTCGGCCAGAGTTAGAATGGGTGGAACTGATGTCATCGCCAGTGTGAAG GCCGAAATTGGAAGACCAAGTCCAGTACAACCCAACAAAGGGAAGGTTTCCATATATGTTGATTGCAGCCCAACTGCCGCTCCAATGTTTGAG GGTAGAGGGGCCGAGGAGTTGTCAACAGAAGTGTCAGTTACTCTCCAGCGATGTCTTTTGGGTGGGAAAAGTGGAGCAG GTGCTGGAATTGATTTGTCATCTCTGATCGTTGTGGAAGGAAAAGTCTGTTGGGATCTGTATATCGATGGTCTTGTTGTCAGTTCAGATGGGAATCTCCTAGATGCTCTTAGTGCTGCCATCAAG GCTGCTCTGAGCAACACAGGCATCCCCAGAGTTCATGTCGCAGCGGAAGCATCCGGTGAGGATCAACCAGAACTTGAAATCAGTGACGAAGAATTCTTACAATTTGACACATCTGGAGTTCCTGTTATTGTTACATTAACAAAG GTGGGCAGGCATTATATTGTAGATGCGACTTCGGAGGAGGAATCAGAGACGAGCTCTGCTGTTTCTGTTTCCATCAACAGGAAAGGGTTAATATGCGGTCTTACCAAGCGGGGAGGTGCAGGTTTGGATCCAAGTGTCATCCTCGATATGATATCTGTGGCTAAGCATGTAAGCGAACAGCTAATGGATCGGTTAGATTCCGAGATATCCGCCGCCGAAGCtgttgaagaagaatga
- the LOC115752993 gene encoding protein N-terminal asparagine amidohydrolase isoform X1 — MILVDGVPILAESDSSSPSQVVEILAALMDHPSLLSASHLFKSTPERGFSISEESGLGSSTQPKCVYVFQSEYATVDPAFVDVAGTDEATTCVGLVIRNRSNGKISIAHLDSPAVVEMGLAQMLSQTSDPNLQDEMDVHLIGGFEDASLKRTNRSDAEIHGKMDGYSLPLCIKLIETLWRRREKFHIQTFFVLGHNTRRDADGHAYPIITGFLVETSNGSVLPACFDRTSRCPDEVVRRIRITAHSDDPTWTGGLLETYHTQDDKFIIAPCYWSRRQLHIASTLQHLSDSQLLLNCSTSPHAEGPDFVDNLRRQFDYIIKHPHWSETFPKRQPRVFERNGQGGWRRCRD, encoded by the exons GATCCTTGCCGAATCCGATTCGTCTTCGCCGTCTCAG GTTGTGGAAATCTTAGCTGCTTTAATGGACCACCCATCTTTATTATCTGCCTCTCATTTATTCAAAAGTACCCCAGAGAGGGGGTTTTCCATTTCAGAGGAGTCTGGTTTGGGGAGCAGTACACAGCCTAAATGTGTTTATGTATTCCAAAGTGAATATGCAACTGTTGACCCTGCTTTTGTGGAT GTTGCCGGGACTGATGAAGCAACTACATGCGTGGGGCTTGTCATTCGGAATCGGTCAAATGGGAA GATTTCGATTGCCCATTTGGATTCTCCAGCTGTTGTGGAAATGGGTCTTGCTCAGATGTTGTCACAAACTTCTGATCCCAACTTGCAGGATGAGATGGAT GTTCATCTTATTGGCGGTTTTGAGGATGCTTCTCTTAAA AGAACCAACCGTAGTGATGCAGAAATCCATGGAAAAATGGATGGTTATTCCCTACCACTGTGTATCAAATTGATCGAAACATTGTGGAGGAGACGGGAAAAATTTCATATCCAGACATTCTTTGTGCTAGGCCACAATACCAGAAGGGATGCTGATGGACATGCTTACCCTATTATTACTGGATTCCTG GTAGAGACATCCAATGGGTCTGTATTGCCAGCCTGTTTCGATAGAACTTCCAGATGTCCTGATGAAGTGGTCCGGCGAATTCGTATAACTGCACACAGTGATGACCCCACTTGGACAGGCGGGTTGCTGGAAACCTATCATACTCAAGACGATAAATTTATAATTGCACCTTGCTATTG GTCTCGCCGTCAGTTGCACATTGCTTCGACACTGCAGCACCTTTCTGACTCCCAATTACTTCTCAATTGTTCGACTTCACCTCATGCTGAAGGACCAGATTTTGTTGATAATTTAAGGAG GCAGTTCGATTACATAATCAAACACCCACACTGGAGCGAGACTTTCCCGAAGAGGCAACCGCGCGTATTCGAGAGGAATGGTCAAGGAGGTTGGAGAAGATGCCGTGATTGA
- the LOC115752993 gene encoding protein N-terminal asparagine amidohydrolase isoform X2, whose amino-acid sequence MDHPSLLSASHLFKSTPERGFSISEESGLGSSTQPKCVYVFQSEYATVDPAFVDVAGTDEATTCVGLVIRNRSNGKISIAHLDSPAVVEMGLAQMLSQTSDPNLQDEMDVHLIGGFEDASLKRTNRSDAEIHGKMDGYSLPLCIKLIETLWRRREKFHIQTFFVLGHNTRRDADGHAYPIITGFLVETSNGSVLPACFDRTSRCPDEVVRRIRITAHSDDPTWTGGLLETYHTQDDKFIIAPCYWSRRQLHIASTLQHLSDSQLLLNCSTSPHAEGPDFVDNLRRQFDYIIKHPHWSETFPKRQPRVFERNGQGGWRRCRD is encoded by the exons ATGGACCACCCATCTTTATTATCTGCCTCTCATTTATTCAAAAGTACCCCAGAGAGGGGGTTTTCCATTTCAGAGGAGTCTGGTTTGGGGAGCAGTACACAGCCTAAATGTGTTTATGTATTCCAAAGTGAATATGCAACTGTTGACCCTGCTTTTGTGGAT GTTGCCGGGACTGATGAAGCAACTACATGCGTGGGGCTTGTCATTCGGAATCGGTCAAATGGGAA GATTTCGATTGCCCATTTGGATTCTCCAGCTGTTGTGGAAATGGGTCTTGCTCAGATGTTGTCACAAACTTCTGATCCCAACTTGCAGGATGAGATGGAT GTTCATCTTATTGGCGGTTTTGAGGATGCTTCTCTTAAA AGAACCAACCGTAGTGATGCAGAAATCCATGGAAAAATGGATGGTTATTCCCTACCACTGTGTATCAAATTGATCGAAACATTGTGGAGGAGACGGGAAAAATTTCATATCCAGACATTCTTTGTGCTAGGCCACAATACCAGAAGGGATGCTGATGGACATGCTTACCCTATTATTACTGGATTCCTG GTAGAGACATCCAATGGGTCTGTATTGCCAGCCTGTTTCGATAGAACTTCCAGATGTCCTGATGAAGTGGTCCGGCGAATTCGTATAACTGCACACAGTGATGACCCCACTTGGACAGGCGGGTTGCTGGAAACCTATCATACTCAAGACGATAAATTTATAATTGCACCTTGCTATTG GTCTCGCCGTCAGTTGCACATTGCTTCGACACTGCAGCACCTTTCTGACTCCCAATTACTTCTCAATTGTTCGACTTCACCTCATGCTGAAGGACCAGATTTTGTTGATAATTTAAGGAG GCAGTTCGATTACATAATCAAACACCCACACTGGAGCGAGACTTTCCCGAAGAGGCAACCGCGCGTATTCGAGAGGAATGGTCAAGGAGGTTGGAGAAGATGCCGTGATTGA
- the LOC115752993 gene encoding protein N-terminal asparagine amidohydrolase isoform X3 → MILVDGVPILAESDSSSPSQVVEILAALMDHPSLLSASHLFKSTPERGFSISEESGLGSSTQPKCVYVFQSEYATVDPAFVDVAGTDEATTCVGLVIRNRSNGKISIAHLDSPAVVEMGLAQMLSQTSDPNLQDEMDVHLIGGFEDASLKRTNRSDAEIHGKMDGYSLPLCIKLIETLWRRREKFHIQTFFVLGHNTRRDADGHAYPIITGFLVETSNGSVLPACFDRTSRCPDEVVRRIRITAHSDDPTWTGLAVSCTLLRHCSTFLTPNYFSIVRLHLMLKDQILLII, encoded by the exons GATCCTTGCCGAATCCGATTCGTCTTCGCCGTCTCAG GTTGTGGAAATCTTAGCTGCTTTAATGGACCACCCATCTTTATTATCTGCCTCTCATTTATTCAAAAGTACCCCAGAGAGGGGGTTTTCCATTTCAGAGGAGTCTGGTTTGGGGAGCAGTACACAGCCTAAATGTGTTTATGTATTCCAAAGTGAATATGCAACTGTTGACCCTGCTTTTGTGGAT GTTGCCGGGACTGATGAAGCAACTACATGCGTGGGGCTTGTCATTCGGAATCGGTCAAATGGGAA GATTTCGATTGCCCATTTGGATTCTCCAGCTGTTGTGGAAATGGGTCTTGCTCAGATGTTGTCACAAACTTCTGATCCCAACTTGCAGGATGAGATGGAT GTTCATCTTATTGGCGGTTTTGAGGATGCTTCTCTTAAA AGAACCAACCGTAGTGATGCAGAAATCCATGGAAAAATGGATGGTTATTCCCTACCACTGTGTATCAAATTGATCGAAACATTGTGGAGGAGACGGGAAAAATTTCATATCCAGACATTCTTTGTGCTAGGCCACAATACCAGAAGGGATGCTGATGGACATGCTTACCCTATTATTACTGGATTCCTG GTAGAGACATCCAATGGGTCTGTATTGCCAGCCTGTTTCGATAGAACTTCCAGATGTCCTGATGAAGTGGTCCGGCGAATTCGTATAACTGCACACAGTGATGACCCCACTTGGACAG GTCTCGCCGTCAGTTGCACATTGCTTCGACACTGCAGCACCTTTCTGACTCCCAATTACTTCTCAATTGTTCGACTTCACCTCATGCTGAAGGACCAGATTTTGTTGATAATTTAA